A DNA window from Pontimonas salivibrio contains the following coding sequences:
- a CDS encoding serine/threonine-protein kinase, with the protein MRPSTGQVYGNRYELISRIAIGGMGEVWKATDTVIGRTVAIKILKEEYFGDPGFRERFRAEARHAALVNHEGIANVFDYGEEEGNAYLVMEMVPGEALSTVLEREKVLPPERVLSIVRQTALALHQAHQAGLVHRDVKPGNLLITPDGTVKITDFGIARVADQVPLTATGQVMGTVQYLAPEQASGKPASPSTDIYSLGIVAYEALSGRRPFRGESQVSIAMAHIKEAPPELPGTIPEAVRALVMSCIAKKPEGRPATAEALAKAARAMERGHNEEGLSYIPAPGASSGAASGSGGGSGTGSSTTQPIPVVEEGIPRRVWTIAVAGGVGVIALVIGAIALINSQLGPESEVPPEQPAVISEEPEPTVEDTPEPVTPEVEEPEPVVEPEPVVTTVSVPSSEMIGKTQAQVTEILTGLNLRIDAITGNIAPSKDAVGQAYRVNPTGTVAENTLIAVYFYAEIPSPPAPSKIVVDPVEGPYEPGDQITLSWPAYAQCPTGFPVTSYRLEVTRGTLVDQDDSVLEANVTSVAVTLGDPGNFSASYVVSCSDINTPKSSAATLTISDPDAPEEGSGGSDTDGGTTD; encoded by the coding sequence ATGAGACCCAGTACTGGCCAGGTCTACGGCAACCGCTACGAACTGATTTCCCGTATCGCCATCGGGGGGATGGGTGAAGTCTGGAAAGCGACCGACACCGTCATCGGTCGCACAGTGGCCATCAAAATCTTGAAAGAGGAATACTTCGGCGATCCGGGTTTCCGCGAGCGCTTTCGCGCTGAGGCTCGCCACGCGGCACTCGTCAACCATGAAGGCATCGCCAATGTCTTCGACTACGGCGAAGAAGAAGGTAACGCCTACCTGGTGATGGAGATGGTGCCCGGTGAAGCCCTCTCGACCGTACTGGAGCGCGAAAAAGTACTGCCACCGGAACGGGTGCTGTCGATTGTGCGCCAAACAGCCTTAGCCCTGCACCAAGCCCACCAGGCCGGGTTGGTCCACCGCGACGTCAAACCGGGCAACCTGTTGATCACGCCAGATGGCACCGTGAAAATCACCGACTTTGGTATTGCCCGGGTCGCCGACCAGGTCCCTCTCACTGCTACCGGGCAGGTGATGGGAACCGTGCAGTATTTGGCCCCCGAGCAGGCCAGCGGAAAACCAGCATCGCCATCGACAGACATTTACTCTCTCGGAATTGTCGCCTACGAAGCGCTCTCTGGCAGGCGGCCTTTCCGCGGTGAATCTCAAGTGTCGATCGCAATGGCGCACATCAAAGAAGCACCACCTGAGTTACCGGGAACCATTCCTGAAGCGGTGCGTGCGCTTGTCATGTCGTGTATTGCGAAGAAACCCGAAGGGCGCCCCGCGACGGCAGAAGCATTAGCTAAAGCAGCTCGAGCCATGGAGCGTGGGCACAACGAAGAGGGCCTTTCCTACATTCCGGCTCCGGGTGCAAGCTCTGGGGCCGCCAGTGGCAGTGGAGGCGGTTCGGGGACGGGCTCCTCAACAACCCAACCGATTCCGGTCGTTGAGGAGGGAATCCCTAGGCGTGTGTGGACCATTGCGGTCGCCGGAGGGGTCGGTGTGATTGCGTTAGTCATTGGCGCGATTGCTTTAATCAATTCCCAATTGGGTCCAGAATCTGAGGTACCACCTGAACAGCCCGCGGTCATTTCCGAAGAGCCGGAACCTACGGTGGAAGACACACCGGAGCCCGTGACCCCCGAAGTAGAAGAACCGGAACCGGTCGTGGAACCAGAACCGGTAGTGACCACTGTGAGCGTGCCCAGCTCTGAAATGATCGGTAAAACACAGGCTCAGGTGACAGAAATCCTCACCGGCCTGAACCTGCGCATTGATGCCATCACGGGCAACATTGCGCCATCCAAGGATGCTGTCGGTCAGGCCTACCGGGTGAACCCCACAGGAACCGTCGCCGAAAACACCCTCATCGCGGTCTACTTTTACGCAGAAATTCCCAGTCCCCCCGCCCCGTCGAAAATCGTTGTGGACCCCGTCGAAGGTCCTTACGAGCCGGGTGACCAAATCACCCTGAGCTGGCCCGCATACGCCCAATGTCCCACCGGGTTCCCCGTCACCAGCTACCGTCTCGAAGTCACCCGAGGAACCCTCGTCGACCAGGACGACAGCGTATTGGAGGCGAACGTCACCTCGGTCGCAGTGACCCTGGGAGATCCGGGCAACTTTTCGGCCAGTTATGTGGTGAGTTGCTCCGATATCAACACCCCGAAGTCCTCAGCGGCGACCCTCACTATTTCCGATCCGGATGCGCCAGAAGAAGGCTCAGGTGGCTCCGACACAGATGGTGGAACAACCGATTAA
- a CDS encoding FHA domain-containing protein FhaB/FipA, translated as MSQLTLFVLQLAFLGLLWAFIFAIVYALRTDLFGPPMRRNDQSGPQRVRQDSQPETQPTPTTPSGIATSLVVTSGPKEGLEIPLDKEEQFTIGRSAESSLVIRDDFTSTHHARLMLWNEQWMVQDLDSTNGTLLAGKRVSIPTPIPLDTPIQVGETTFELRR; from the coding sequence GTGAGTCAATTGACACTCTTTGTCCTTCAACTGGCCTTCCTCGGCTTACTGTGGGCGTTCATTTTCGCCATCGTCTACGCGCTACGAACAGACCTTTTCGGCCCACCCATGCGGCGCAACGATCAAAGTGGGCCGCAACGCGTTCGCCAAGACAGTCAGCCAGAAACACAACCCACTCCCACCACACCCAGTGGCATTGCCACCAGTTTGGTGGTCACCTCGGGCCCGAAAGAGGGGCTCGAAATTCCTCTCGATAAAGAAGAACAGTTCACGATTGGTCGCTCTGCCGAATCAAGCCTCGTCATTCGGGATGACTTCACCTCAACCCATCACGCTCGCTTGATGCTGTGGAACGAACAGTGGATGGTTCAGGATCTTGACTCCACCAACGGGACGTTACTGGCCGGAAAACGTGTCAGCATCCCAACCCCTATTCCCTTAGACACCCCCATTCAGGTGGGCGAAACCACCTTCGAGCTGCGACGGTAA
- a CDS encoding PP2C family protein-serine/threonine phosphatase, with the protein MVTPVLSAASSHIGKVRASNQDSGSVGNHLFVVADGMGGHAGGDVASAIAVKHLVGIDQAFENTDDAREELYRGILDAGAKLTQAVAEHPELTGMGTTVSAMVRVGHQMVIAHIGDSRIYRLRDGTLEQITADHTFVQRLVDTGRITPEEAAVHPRRSVLMRVLGDVDVDPEIDTHIVDTAPGDRWLLCSDGLSGYVSEREMAEILLSIDDPREAVDKLILASLAEGAPDNVTVVIAHVEEGFEHSPPAEPQIVGSASEPLTYETGPVTRVQRLPALLLHPLRAQPIADEHFEPEEGYLEELIEEDRQRLRRRRIVWSIGVVLVIGAIAWGVVASYQWTQTKFFVGEDDGVVVIYQGVQQNVGPFSLSSPFEDTGIVVDELPLFIQDSVRDTLPADNLEEARDIVERLTRD; encoded by the coding sequence GTGGTCACTCCCGTTCTCAGCGCCGCCTCGTCCCACATTGGCAAGGTGCGCGCCAGCAACCAAGATTCTGGGTCAGTAGGAAACCATCTCTTCGTGGTCGCCGACGGGATGGGCGGCCATGCCGGAGGTGATGTCGCCAGCGCCATTGCGGTGAAACACCTGGTGGGTATTGACCAGGCATTTGAAAATACCGACGATGCCCGCGAAGAGCTCTACCGGGGAATTTTGGATGCCGGCGCCAAACTCACCCAAGCCGTCGCTGAGCACCCAGAACTCACCGGGATGGGAACCACCGTGAGTGCCATGGTGCGTGTGGGCCATCAGATGGTGATTGCCCACATCGGCGATTCACGGATTTACCGCCTACGCGATGGCACCCTGGAGCAAATCACTGCCGACCACACTTTCGTTCAACGCTTGGTCGACACGGGTCGCATTACTCCTGAAGAAGCCGCCGTCCACCCCAGGCGCAGCGTTCTGATGAGGGTGCTGGGTGACGTCGATGTCGACCCTGAAATCGACACCCACATTGTGGACACTGCGCCCGGCGATCGCTGGTTACTGTGCTCCGACGGCCTCAGCGGTTACGTCTCTGAGCGGGAGATGGCCGAAATTCTCCTCAGTATCGACGACCCTCGAGAAGCCGTCGACAAACTAATCCTCGCCAGTTTGGCCGAAGGCGCACCCGACAATGTCACGGTTGTCATCGCCCACGTAGAGGAAGGCTTCGAACACTCCCCTCCGGCAGAACCTCAGATTGTTGGGTCCGCATCCGAACCACTCACCTACGAAACCGGCCCTGTGACCCGGGTTCAGCGGCTTCCGGCATTACTGCTCCACCCCTTGCGGGCACAACCCATTGCGGATGAGCATTTCGAGCCCGAAGAGGGCTACCTCGAAGAACTCATCGAAGAGGACCGTCAGCGCCTCCGGCGCCGCCGGATTGTGTGGTCCATTGGGGTGGTGCTCGTGATCGGCGCCATTGCCTGGGGCGTCGTTGCCAGCTACCAGTGGACCCAGACGAAATTCTTCGTGGGAGAAGATGACGGCGTCGTCGTCATCTATCAGGGTGTCCAACAAAACGTGGGGCCTTTCAGCCTCTCGAGTCCGTTTGAAGACACCGGCATCGTCGTCGACGAGCTCCCCCTGTTTATCCAAGACAGCGTCAGAGACACCCTGCCGGCAGACAATTTGGAAGAAGCCCGAGACATTGTCGAGAGGCTGACCCGTGACTAA
- a CDS encoding FhaA domain-containing protein produces the protein MGFLDSFERSVERAVGGAFAKTFKSGVHPLEIASALKREMDSQAVIVNPQRMLVPRDYFVSLSEADYERLDALGASLRDELANELGSHQQHQGYYATASPRVSLRIDRALGEGMVGASAVVTKGPLVWIPVLDVDGTRYPLVKRKTLLGRGSDVDIALEARGVSRHHCEIRWNGKDAEVVDLGSTNGTEIDGVTVTHHPLPDRCILGVGQARIVVAVVPQLQKEYQGLVESGRGPQSEDAP, from the coding sequence ATGGGTTTTCTCGACAGCTTTGAACGCTCGGTCGAGCGCGCTGTGGGGGGCGCTTTTGCGAAAACGTTTAAAAGTGGGGTGCACCCGTTAGAAATCGCGTCGGCGCTAAAACGGGAAATGGACTCTCAAGCGGTGATCGTTAACCCTCAACGGATGCTCGTGCCCCGCGACTATTTCGTCTCCCTCTCAGAGGCTGACTACGAGCGCCTTGACGCACTCGGAGCATCGCTACGCGACGAACTGGCCAATGAACTCGGCAGCCACCAACAACACCAGGGTTATTACGCCACCGCCAGCCCGCGGGTTTCGCTACGAATCGACCGGGCCCTCGGTGAAGGAATGGTGGGCGCGAGCGCTGTCGTGACCAAAGGGCCCCTGGTCTGGATTCCGGTACTCGATGTGGACGGAACCAGATACCCGCTGGTGAAGAGGAAAACCCTGCTCGGACGGGGAAGCGACGTCGATATTGCCCTGGAAGCTCGTGGTGTGTCACGCCACCACTGCGAAATTCGGTGGAACGGGAAAGATGCCGAAGTAGTGGATTTGGGCTCCACCAATGGCACCGAAATCGACGGTGTGACGGTGACTCACCACCCCCTTCCTGACCGATGCATTCTCGGTGTCGGTCAGGCGCGTATTGTGGTGGCAGTGGTTCCCCAGCTTCAGAAGGAATATCAAGGCCTCGTAGAGTCCGGGCGGGGCCCTCAGTCGGAGGATGCACCGTGA
- a CDS encoding peptidoglycan D,D-transpeptidase FtsI family protein, giving the protein MIRSLKLTGGVVVVLFIALFVSTSVVQVLAAPALTNDDRNVRNLFESFSAERGPIFAGNELVARSTPVDTQYRYLREYPHPELYAPVVGYYTLTQGNAGIESELNPFLTGQSNQQFLDQLNSLVTGTTPTGATVVLSLDHELQQVAFDALAGRSGSVVAIEPSTGRILAMVSTPSFDPNQLASHSTTDVLEAYRALEADSNQPLANKAIAGDQYFPGSVFKVLVTAAALESQSFVSGSQFPNPPELQLPLSNSIVTNSGGRLCGPDEEVSLETALIQSCNIPFAELGLALGEGTIGSMADDFGFEATLEIPMPVTPSRYPRGMDQAQLMLSSFGQYDVRVTPLQVAMMSAAIANEGELMTPHIVDTVLADDLEALRETEPSVYSTPLSGRTARELQRMLIRAVDDGVANQASIPGVDVAGKTGTAETGIGDGRYFWFTGFTPADQGDIAVAVVVEGVAADGTGNSVAAPVAKAVLEEMVNR; this is encoded by the coding sequence ATGATTCGCTCACTGAAACTGACGGGTGGCGTCGTGGTGGTGTTATTCATCGCGCTTTTCGTGTCCACGTCAGTGGTCCAAGTATTGGCAGCCCCCGCGCTCACCAATGATGACCGAAACGTCCGGAACCTTTTTGAAAGCTTCTCTGCCGAACGGGGTCCCATTTTCGCGGGAAATGAACTCGTGGCACGCTCCACACCGGTCGACACCCAGTACCGCTATTTGCGCGAATACCCCCACCCGGAGCTGTATGCACCAGTCGTGGGTTACTACACACTCACCCAAGGAAACGCCGGTATCGAAAGTGAGCTGAACCCTTTTCTCACCGGTCAGTCCAACCAACAGTTTTTAGATCAGCTGAACTCGTTGGTGACCGGCACAACACCCACCGGTGCCACGGTGGTCTTAAGCCTCGACCACGAACTGCAACAGGTCGCCTTTGACGCGTTAGCCGGCCGAAGTGGTTCCGTGGTCGCCATCGAACCTTCCACCGGTCGGATCCTGGCGATGGTGTCGACCCCCTCCTTTGACCCCAACCAGTTAGCGTCGCATTCGACCACGGATGTTCTGGAGGCCTACCGGGCGTTGGAGGCAGACAGCAATCAACCGTTAGCCAATAAGGCCATCGCCGGCGACCAATACTTCCCGGGCAGTGTTTTTAAAGTGTTGGTCACTGCGGCGGCCTTGGAATCCCAATCGTTTGTTTCCGGCAGTCAATTTCCTAACCCCCCAGAGCTTCAGTTGCCGCTGTCCAACAGCATTGTGACTAACTCGGGGGGGCGCCTATGTGGTCCGGATGAAGAAGTGAGCCTCGAAACGGCCCTGATCCAGTCCTGCAACATTCCGTTCGCTGAACTGGGTCTTGCCCTCGGAGAGGGCACAATCGGCTCTATGGCTGATGACTTCGGATTCGAAGCGACACTCGAAATTCCGATGCCCGTCACCCCCTCTCGTTACCCCCGAGGGATGGACCAAGCTCAACTGATGCTGTCGTCGTTTGGTCAATACGACGTTCGAGTCACGCCACTGCAAGTCGCCATGATGAGCGCAGCAATCGCGAATGAGGGTGAATTGATGACGCCCCACATTGTCGACACCGTGCTGGCTGATGACTTAGAAGCCCTCCGAGAAACCGAACCCTCTGTGTATTCGACTCCGCTTTCTGGTCGCACCGCAAGAGAATTGCAGCGAATGTTGATTCGCGCAGTCGACGACGGCGTCGCCAACCAAGCGTCCATTCCCGGGGTTGATGTGGCCGGGAAAACAGGAACTGCCGAAACGGGTATTGGCGATGGGCGCTATTTCTGGTTTACCGGCTTCACCCCTGCCGACCAGGGTGACATTGCTGTGGCGGTCGTCGTCGAAGGGGTCGCGGCCGATGGAACGGGTAACTCCGTGGCGGCACCAGTGGCCAAAGCGGTACTTGAAGAGATGGTGAACAGATGA
- a CDS encoding Fic family protein, producing the protein MASFVERVWQPERTHGLSRKDRLPGRYQAYVPDELGTHLPTLSPEAQQAAEEALVVLVRADERIGRRGADLNHLLIRSESISSSWIEGNRVSPKRLAIAELLNEGTRQALDVVATVHATENAIADLADPTRPITTEDLIDLQHIIEPRLPRGLRTEQNWVGGSGWSPLRADFIPPPETEVARLVEDLAHFITETEGNPAVRAAIAHAQCETIHPFIDGNGRTGRAIIHTILRRADAVRNSPIPISTVFASHTANYLAGLSSYREQPPALDDWVIAFSGAVEAAARYAIELAEDIELLDAEIFERLVAFRNHRGTRPAIPRSDAAVRRILHTLASHPVVTVGSVSSRLAISEQAAHRALTELAELGVLRRTKNQRGRLICWTADEYLELVAFPQRNRDGERSGNSPS; encoded by the coding sequence ATGGCGTCTTTCGTTGAACGCGTCTGGCAACCTGAGCGAACCCATGGGCTGAGCAGAAAAGACCGCTTGCCTGGTCGCTACCAGGCGTATGTTCCGGATGAATTGGGCACCCATCTTCCGACGTTAAGCCCCGAGGCACAACAGGCGGCCGAGGAAGCCCTGGTGGTCCTCGTCCGCGCGGATGAGCGAATTGGCCGGCGTGGTGCCGACTTAAACCATTTGTTGATTCGGTCCGAATCCATCTCGTCGTCGTGGATCGAAGGAAATCGAGTAAGCCCGAAGCGCCTTGCGATTGCTGAACTACTCAACGAAGGAACACGCCAGGCTCTCGACGTCGTCGCTACCGTTCACGCCACGGAAAATGCCATTGCGGACCTAGCTGATCCGACCCGTCCGATTACCACCGAGGACCTAATCGACCTTCAGCACATCATCGAACCACGCCTTCCACGAGGATTGAGAACCGAGCAAAACTGGGTGGGTGGTTCGGGTTGGTCACCGCTGAGAGCAGATTTCATTCCGCCGCCGGAGACAGAAGTGGCGCGGTTAGTGGAAGACCTGGCTCACTTCATCACGGAAACCGAAGGCAATCCCGCGGTCAGGGCAGCCATTGCGCACGCACAGTGCGAAACGATTCACCCCTTTATTGACGGCAACGGGCGCACCGGTCGCGCCATCATCCACACCATTCTTCGTCGGGCCGACGCAGTGAGAAACAGCCCCATCCCTATCAGCACGGTGTTTGCCTCTCACACAGCGAACTACCTTGCGGGCCTTAGTAGCTACCGCGAGCAGCCTCCCGCTCTTGATGACTGGGTGATTGCGTTTTCGGGTGCGGTTGAGGCAGCGGCGCGATACGCGATTGAACTTGCCGAAGATATTGAGTTACTTGACGCGGAGATCTTTGAGCGACTGGTCGCGTTTCGCAACCATCGAGGAACGCGTCCCGCCATACCCCGAAGCGACGCCGCCGTGCGCCGGATTCTTCACACCCTCGCCTCCCACCCCGTTGTGACGGTCGGTTCAGTAAGTTCCCGACTCGCCATCTCTGAACAAGCCGCCCACCGGGCGCTTACGGAGTTGGCCGAGCTGGGGGTACTCAGACGAACAAAAAATCAACGGGGACGTCTTATTTGTTGGACTGCCGATGAGTACCTGGAGCTGGTGGCTTTTCCACAGCGCAATCGAGACGGCGAGCGTTCAGGAAACAGCCCCAGCTAA
- a CDS encoding FtsW/RodA/SpoVE family cell cycle protein, translated as MTNQASLPPLAPVTGRVVLKVRVPKRLRNLELLLLVFALGLSAVAMSLVQFGAQGGLDLRVLSYVGGLAGLVLLVHLAVRWLAPDADPFVVPIATMLNGLGITMIHRLDIAEGLVGWQAAGIRQMAWTAVALVAVVLVLLVVRNHRVLQRYRYLAMLAGVALLALPLVPGIGRTVNGATLWVQFGQVSFQPGEVAKIALAIFFAGYLLTAKDSLRVVGKKFLGVRWPRLRDLGPIVLIWGLSMGVLVFQRDLGTSLLYFGLFVVMMFIATERFMWIVLGGGLFLAGAAIVGSQIGYVQGRIFGWLNSFNQDVYEAIGGSYQLVQGLFGFAEGGFIGQGLGQGQPDLVPLAESDYIVAALGEELGLIGVFAILALYLLLVSRGFRVGYLGTEDFGRLLASGLAFVIALQVFVVIGGLTRIIPVTGLTTPFLAAGGSSLVANWMIVALILRLSDDATTRDRQLSGGGS; from the coding sequence GTGACTAACCAGGCTTCGCTCCCTCCCCTCGCGCCCGTCACCGGGCGCGTGGTGTTGAAGGTGCGGGTGCCCAAGCGGCTTCGCAACCTTGAACTGCTCCTTCTTGTCTTTGCACTGGGGTTGAGCGCTGTTGCGATGTCGCTGGTGCAATTTGGCGCTCAAGGCGGACTTGATCTTCGTGTTCTGAGCTACGTCGGTGGACTTGCTGGGCTGGTGCTGTTGGTTCACCTTGCGGTGCGCTGGTTGGCGCCGGACGCCGATCCGTTTGTTGTTCCCATTGCGACAATGCTTAATGGTTTAGGGATCACCATGATCCACCGGCTCGATATCGCCGAAGGTCTTGTCGGCTGGCAAGCAGCCGGTATTAGGCAGATGGCGTGGACGGCTGTGGCGCTTGTCGCTGTCGTGTTGGTGCTCCTGGTGGTGAGAAACCATCGAGTGCTCCAGCGCTACCGCTACCTGGCAATGCTCGCCGGAGTAGCCCTGCTGGCCTTGCCATTAGTACCCGGAATTGGGCGGACCGTGAACGGCGCCACGCTGTGGGTCCAGTTTGGTCAAGTGTCGTTCCAGCCGGGTGAGGTGGCAAAGATTGCGTTGGCCATTTTCTTCGCGGGCTACCTCCTTACGGCAAAGGATTCGCTTCGCGTGGTGGGGAAGAAGTTCTTAGGTGTGCGCTGGCCCCGCCTTCGAGACCTTGGCCCCATCGTGTTGATTTGGGGCCTGTCGATGGGGGTGTTGGTTTTCCAACGCGACTTGGGCACCTCGCTGCTCTACTTCGGATTATTCGTCGTGATGATGTTCATCGCCACTGAGCGATTTATGTGGATTGTGTTGGGTGGGGGTCTTTTTCTCGCCGGTGCCGCGATTGTGGGAAGCCAGATTGGCTACGTCCAAGGTCGTATTTTTGGTTGGTTAAATTCCTTTAACCAAGACGTGTACGAAGCCATTGGGGGGAGCTACCAACTGGTCCAAGGCCTCTTTGGTTTCGCCGAAGGAGGCTTTATCGGCCAAGGGTTGGGCCAAGGCCAACCCGACCTGGTCCCCCTCGCTGAGAGCGACTACATTGTGGCCGCTCTCGGTGAAGAGTTGGGGCTCATCGGGGTGTTCGCCATTTTGGCGCTGTATTTGCTTTTGGTCAGCCGGGGTTTCCGTGTGGGGTATTTGGGTACGGAAGATTTCGGCCGGCTTCTCGCCTCCGGGCTGGCGTTTGTCATCGCACTGCAGGTTTTTGTGGTGATTGGCGGGCTCACGCGAATCATTCCCGTTACCGGCCTCACCACCCCGTTCCTGGCCGCTGGGGGGTCCTCACTGGTCGCCAACTGGATGATTGTGGCGCTGATTTTGCGCCTGAGCGATGACGCCACCACCCGAGATCGCCAACTCTCCGGGGGTGGCTCATGA